The Candidatus Bipolaricaulota bacterium nucleotide sequence ATCGACCACGTCGCAGATCACGACCTTCGCTCCCTCCCGGGAGAACAGGACCGCCGTCTCGCGCCCGATCCCCCGCGCGGCTCCGGTGATGATCGCCACTTTGTCCTTCAGTCGCACGTCCTTTACCTCCTTTCTCATACCCAGCGGAACAGCGCGGTCGAGAGGACGAATCCGGCCCCCGAGGTGCAGAAGGCGATCAGGTCCCCCGATTCGATCTTGCCCTGTTCGAGTGCGTCGTACAGCGCCATGAACACGGATGCGGAACCAGCATAGCCGAACTTGTCCGCCACCCAGTGTGTTCTCTCCATCGGTAGGCCCAGTACCTCCAGGGTCGCCCGCACCGTTGCCAACTCGACCTGATTCATCAACACCAGCTTGAGATCATGTGGTTCATACCCAGCCTGGGCCATCGTCTCCCGGAGAAGCTTGGGCCAACGGACGAGGTTGAAGTCGGGGGGGACGCGATGGCCGTTCTCATGGAAGCGAAGGAAGTGCTGTTTCCGCTCCACCATCTCGCGGGTCACCGGGCGCGCGGTTCCCAGGTATATCCCGTACGTATCCCAATAATCTCCCTCGGTCATCATCTTGGATGCCAAATAGCCCGGACCGTCGGCTGGAGTAAGGACCACCGCTCCCGCCCCGTCGCTGAACAGCATCCCCAACACCTTGGACGCCGACTGCGAATAAGGGCTCCAGTCGAGCCACTTGGTCATCCCATATGCGCCGATCACCACTACGTTGTTGATTGACGGATCGAGCGCGATGTAGTTCGATGCGATTGCCAATGCTATTGTCTCATCGGTGCACGCTGCGTTGATATCGAACGACCCGGCGTTGACCGCGCCCAGCTTGTGTTGAATGATCGCTGAGGTGGGAGGGGTGACGAAGTCCGGGGTGTCGGTGGCGAGGATGATCAGGTCGATGTCCTTCGGGGAGAGTCCCGCTTGATCGAGTGCGTTACGCGCCGCTTGGACAGCCATGTCGGATGTAGCCTCGCCGGCAGCGGCGCGGTAGCGGACTCCGATCCCCTTCTCCTTCAGGTACTCCTCTACGTCGTAATCCATCAACGCTGCGAGTTCGGCGTTAGTGATCCGTTCGGCGGGAAGATACATCCCTACTCCAGCGATTTTTGTGTATTGAAACGGTTTTGACATCTGTTTACTCCTCAGGTGGAGGCGCAAGGACGATCGTCGCCCGGCCGTCCGGCAGTATCTCGGGCATGGGCACCAGCTCCATTCCCACCCGCAGCTCTTTTCGGGGAATCCCTGGGATCCAACCCATAACTCGGACCCCGTTTTTCAACTCCACGATCCCCACCGGCGCGGGATGGTACTCGTAGCTTGCGAACGGTGCTGCGGTTGAGAGATCGGGTGTGAAGTGCTCCGGTGGGACGAA carries:
- a CDS encoding ketoacyl-ACP synthase III, with amino-acid sequence MYLPAERITNAELAALMDYDVEEYLKEKGIGVRYRAAAGEATSDMAVQAARNALDQAGLSPKDIDLIILATDTPDFVTPPTSAIIQHKLGAVNAGSFDINAACTDETIALAIASNYIALDPSINNVVVIGAYGMTKWLDWSPYSQSASKVLGMLFSDGAGAVVLTPADGPGYLASKMMTEGDYWDTYGIYLGTARPVTREMVERKQHFLRFHENGHRVPPDFNLVRWPKLLRETMAQAGYEPHDLKLVLMNQVELATVRATLEVLGLPMERTHWVADKFGYAGSASVFMALYDALEQGKIESGDLIAFCTSGAGFVLSTALFRWV
- a CDS encoding Zn-ribbon domain-containing OB-fold protein produces the protein MEFRDFSLLVEHTKVGEFAAGLERGVILATRCKECGRIYYPPRHDCSRCLSDQMEWIELNGTGKLVSFTAIFVPPEHFTPDLSTAAPFASYEYHPAPVGIVELKNGVRVMGWIPGIPRKELRVGMELVPMPEILPDGRATIVLAPPPEE